CTCATCAACTAAAATCAGTTGTTCCCCATTAGCTGATACTTGCACACCAAAGTTAGCTTTTAAAGCCTCCACTACATGACCTAACTGAGTCAATAATGCTTCCCGATCAGTCACTGACATCGCCGCTTTATTCACACTCGCATTCAGCACCACCGCATCAGCGCCAAATTTGTCTAACATCATCGGTAAAACTGCGCCAGACACCGCATAAACATAGTCAATTACCACTTTGGCTCGACTGTTGCGGAGAGTATCTACATTTAACAGCTTTTCAAAAGCAGTACAATAGCGTTCCATGACTTGGCTGGGATAAGCCACATCGCCAATTTCATGAATTTGCGATCGCCGCATATCTTCTTTAAAATACGCTCCTTCAATTTTCTTCTCCACAGCTTTAGTGATATTAATCCCCTTAGCATCCATAAATTCAATTAGGATATAATCAGGGCGATCCGGGTGTACCCGCACATGAATTCCACCAGCCACAAACATTGTCGGTATCACCGTCCGCGCGATGGGAATCGCTGTAGCATCGAGATTTTGAATATCAATCCCTACAGACATCAAACCAGCAATTAATGAGCGAGTCACCATGCGCGAAACATTACGCTGATCACGGGAAACCGTAACTTTACAACCGGGTTTCAAGGTAGAACCGTAAGCAGCACCCAACTTCACAGCAAATTCTGGAGAGATGTCAATATTTGCTAAACCTTGGACACCACGTTGTCCAAATAAATTTCTTTGAGCAGTGTTACCCCAAATCAAGTTAATGTTTAAAATTGCCCCAGATTCAATCTTTTTACTCGGCCAAACCCGCACATTAGGACTAATTTGGGCTTCTTCGCCAATTGTAGAAAGGGAACCCACTACAGCCGCTTCTAAGACATGAGCGCGACGATCTACACGCGTTCCACGAGAAATTACGCAAGCGCTCAGATGTGCTTCATCGCCAATAATTGACCCATTCCACAAAATTGGTCGCTTAAGATTAGCATCAGCGCCAATGGTGACATTATCCCCAATAATGGTTCCCGCCTCAATCTGGACTCTCGCCCCAATGCGACAATTATCACCAATCACGGCTGGAGTTTCAATATTTGCTGTGGGGGCGATAAAAGTATTTTGTCCTACCCACAAATTCGGCGAAACTTCTTTATACGCAAAATCAAGTTTAACTTTCCGATATAAGGCATCATACTGACCTTCACGATAGGCATCTAAGTGACCGACATCACACCAGTAACCGTGAGCAATGTAACCATATAGGGCTTCACCTTTTTCCAGCATCAAGGGAAATAAGTCTTTGGAAAAGTCGCTTTCAGTGTTAGATGGTAGATAATCTAATATTTCTGGTTCGAGAATGTAAATACCAGTGTTGACGGTATCGGAAAAAATTTCACTGCTAGAGGGTTTTTCTAAAAAGCGGTTAATCTGTCCTTGTTCATCGGTAATTACCACCCCAAATTCTAGTGGGTTGGGAACCCTGGTTAAAACTAAAGTGGCTTTAGCTTGTTTTTGTTTATGAAATGCGATCGCTGCCGTCAGGTCAAAATCTGTGATACTATCACCGCTAATTACCAAAAACGTTTCATCTAAAAGTTCGGCAATATTTTTCACACAGCCTGCTGTGCCTAGAGGCTGGTCTTCCTCCACAGCATAGGTCATCTGCACGCCAAAATCGCTGCCGTCTTGAAAATAGTCTCGCAGGACATCCGGTAGATAATGTAATGTCGCAATAACTTCTGTGATTTGATGCCGTTTGAGCAGATTGATGATATGTTCGGCAATAGGCCGATTGAGAATAGGAACCATCGGTTTAGGCAAATCACAAGTTAACGGTCGAAGCCGTGTTCCTGAACCGCCAGCCATCAGTACTGCACGCATAAATTCTCCTTAGCTATTTGCAGCATTTGCTGCTTACAGACCCGTGAGAGTGTCTTGTATGTTCTTTCTTTAGTCTGCTATGGATATTGGGATTTGAGTAACTTACCTAAGAAGCATCTGCTGTGAAATAAGCAAATCTACTTATCAGTTTAACCTGTATGTTCAAAGACAATCAAACCGCTACGCGGAGTCATTAGTCTTTAATTTTTGTGTATCATGAAGTGATTCAGGTGTCGATATAATTATAGATGTCGCACTTTTAACAGTATAAGTGCTGCATAATCTCAATGGTATGGTAATGCTTAACTTAAATTTTCTCAATTACCAAGGGAGTCGATGAGAATGATCAAGTTAATTGTTTTTGGCTTAATTGTGGTTTATGTAGGTGGTGTTTGGAAGTTATGGAGTGGGTTTGACCGCACTAATTTTAGTCAAACTTTACCTAATCGCCTGGGTTTATCATTGCTATGGCCAGCTTTATTTATTGCTAATAAATCATATCGGCGCAACTTTAGAAGGGCTTTAAAAGGCTAACGCCACAAGCCGCAAGGCGGAAGTCAAAAGTCAAAAGTCAAAAGTCAAAACGGAAATCCTCATAATTAAAAGCTGGGGTTTTGTCTAGGAGGCTTTGGTTTCGGAAATTGACGCTCCCTGGTTTGTAGTAGTACATCTCAGACTTTGGGAGCTTAAATCATGGTTCGTTCTGTTGCAGCGATCGCGATCGCTAGTTTCATTGGTATAATTTCTCTACCCTCCCTAGCCCAACAACGCCAGACACCTACCCCTAACCGTCAAGGTGACTACAATTCAGCAATTACCACATTTCCTGATGGTAGTCAAGCTATATTATTGTCATGGTTCACGAATATTCGTAGTGGTAAACTAAACTGCCGTAGCGCCCCTGGAGTAAATCAACGAGTTATCAAGCAATTTAAACCAAATGACCTGCTCCAAGTCAATGCAGGTGCGAAAAACTCTCAAGAACCCATTATGCGGGATTCACAGGGTAATCCTTGGCTACGGGTGAAAATAGTCAATAATCAAGGAAAAACTCAGGGAAATTGCTTCGTGAGAGCCAATCGACAGTTTATTGAACCCAATTCTTTAGAATAAATTTGTATCACGCAGAGGCGCAGAGACGCAAAGGTTAAGACTTTGAGAGAATAAATATTATCAGTCATCAGTTAACACCTATGTAGAGCGGGAGTTAAACTCAATTATGTCTCCTGACTGATAACTGATAACTGTTAACTGTTAACTGTTAAAAGGCTTGAATCCACTCTTTGATAAAATATTCAGTCCAGATACCATTTTTCCAGTAGGGGTCATTTTCCACTAACTGGCGTACAGTTGCTTCGTCTTCAGCTTCGTAAATTCCAAAAACTTTGGTAGTATCCTTTGTGGGACCAATGGTAATCAGTACGCCCGATTCTTTCTGTTTCGCTAATCCGTCTAAATGATCTTGACGATAAGGTGCGCGTTTTTCCAGAACGTTTTCACAGTAACTTCCCCACATGATGTATTTCGCCATGATTGCTTGTTTCTCCTCTTGATATTTACCAAGAGTTTAGTATATCCCGTGTTCAAACCAGATTTTTCAGCGATCGCTTCAAAGGTTACAGTAAATTAGGGACTTGACCAAATTAGAAGTATGCACTACACTAGAGGTGTACCAAAAGACTCAAGGATGCAGCAGACATGCTCGAAGCATGACATCCCGTTACCTTTTTAGGTCGAGGAAATCCCGGTAAAGACGTTCTGAATACCAAAAATTTATTTTTGGCGAAGGCTCCTTAAGGAGCCTTTGTTATTTATAGGCTCGGTAATTTCTTATTATTCAATAGATTTTTGGCTATAATAAAAAAGTTAACTTTTTCTCTTTTGCCTATATCTTTTTCTAAGGGGTAGGCACTTGTTATATGTAATCTCAGCCTTTTACTTTCCCTGAATGCTGCGAAAACAACAAAATAATAAACCTCAATACCGTTTGAATCTAAGACCTTAACAATTGAAAAGTTATCATACCCGCCAGCGAAGCAGACTAACGTTGTTTTCTCACCTAATGACTTGATAATGCTAGGTAATTCCTTATACTAAGTAAGATTAAAGGCGATCTCACGAATAATTTTAGATTTTGGATATATTCACCCAAAATCTAAAACTACTATTAACTAACTTCTAAGGTTAACGCCAAATTTCTCCACTAAAGCTTCACGGACTTTATTGTGAACAGGTTCCACTTCCGCTTCGGTGAGAGTGCGATCGCTTGACCGATAAATTAAGCGAAATGCTAAACTACGTTGTCCGGCGGGTACATTTTCACCACGATATTCATCAAACAATTCCACAGATTCCAGCAGTCCCTTCGCCGCTTTATTGATGGATTTTTCAATGTCCGCCACTGAAACCTTAACAGGTGCGAAAAAGGCAATATCGCGATCGCTCGCTGGATAGGTAGAATAAGCATGGAATTTGGGAACCATAACTTCATCTTGATCAAGTGCATCCAAAAGGACATTTAGATCAAGCTGGAATACATAGATAGAATCCGGTAAACCCTTATCTTGTCGTAATTGAGGATGAACTTGTCCAAAAATACCGAGTCTGTCACCACCCACCCATAGAGAAGCCGTGCGTCCTGGATGTAAACGCTCATCACGACAATCGGGTTGATATTCTACCGTTAAATTAAGTGCAGCGAAGACGCTTTCTAAAATACCTTTAGCATCAAACCAAGTCATCGGGTTTTCACTGCTACCTTTTGACCATTTGCCTATTGAGCGATACCTTCGGTGAGCTACGCTAACGCCTCCCATAATACCAGCGATCGCATCAGTTTCTTGCAAACCGTCTTCTTCCTGCCAGAAAATCCGCCCCAGGTCAAAACCATTCAAAGAACCATTTCCCTGCTCCAAATTGTATTGGAAAGCATCAATCAAACCAGAAATCAAATCAGTTCGCAACGCCGAATATTCCACAAAAAGCGGATTACTCAAAACCACCTGACGATCATTTCCCGGTTTCACCAAAGAATAATGGATAACTTCCGTTAAACCTTCCGCCCTCAAAAAGGCGCGTACCTTGCGGATTAACTCTTGTTCTAAAGATAAATAACCAGCTTCCGACTTCTCAGGTAAAGTATCACAAAAATTGTCATAACCATAGAGACGAGCTAACTCTTCAATCAAATCAATTTCCCGTTCTAAATCGCGGTAACGATAAGGCGGAACTGTCACCGTCCAAGTTCCTTCACCAGCAGCCGTTAGCTGACAACCCAACGCCGAGAGAATACGCTCCACATCAGCTTCAGTCACTTCTCCTGTATCCTCCTCGCCCAAATCCACGGGACCCAGCACCTCATTCACTCTATCTAAACGCAGAGCAATAGAACGACTCCAAGTAGAAGAATCTGGGCGAGTATCAGCAATTTCCTGTTGGACAATTACGCCATTAGCCAGTTCACTCAGCAGTGATAAAGCCCGATTACAGGCGATTTCCAACTCAGCCCGGTTGACTCCTCGCTCATATCTCCCAGAAGCCTCACTTCTTAACCCCACACTCCGAGAAGAACGACGAATAGCCACAGAATCAAATAATGCTGCTTCTAAAACTAAACTTTGAGTACCGCTATGAACTTCCGTTTCTTCACCACCCATCACACCCGCAAGTGCAACCGGTTTATTATTGGCAGTAATTAACAAATTTTGAGTTGACAAATTGCGCGTTTGTCCATCCAGAGTTTTCAAAGATTCCCCAGAACCAGCGAAGCGAACCCCAATTTTTAAATCTTCACCACCCGCAACAGATTCTAAACGGTCTTTATCAAAAGCGTGTAGTGGTTGTCCCCATTCCCACAAAATATAGTTAGTAATATCCACCACATTATTGATCGGTCGCACCCCTGCTGCCCGTAAACGCTGTTGCAACCAATCAGGAGAAGGAGCAATTTTCACCTGTTCAATGACCGTGCCAATATAAGCAGGACAAGCTTGCTGATCCTCAATTTTTAATCCTAAATGAGCAGCACCTTTTAACACTGATGTTGCACCAGGTGTAGGAATACTCAACTTACCACCAGTCAAAGCTGCAACTTCCCTGGCTATTCCCACCATACAGAGAGCATCAGCCCGGTTAGCAGTTGCAGTCACATCTAAAATTACATCATCTAAACCTAATAACGGACGCACATCACTACCCAAAGGCAGATTTTCCTGGGGAAAAATATGAATACCGTCTACATCAGTAGGTAAACCGAGTTCCTTTAAAGAACAAATCATCCCTTGAGAGGGGACACCCCGGAGCTTTGCCGGTTTAATTTTTAAATCGATATTCGGTAAATAAGTGCCTGTAGTTGCCACTGGTACATAAATATCAGCCTTGACATTAGGCGCACCACAGACAATATTTAAAGGCTCAGATGCACCGATATCTACCTGACAAACACTTAATTTATCAGCATTGGGGTGGGGTTGACGCTCAAGCACTTTACCCACAACAACACCATTAGCCCAAGTGTTGCGGTCTTCAATGTCTTCTACTTCAAACCCAGCCATTGTCAGGGTTTCCGCCAATTCTTCCGGGCTAAGTTTAATTTCTACCAGTTCCCGCAGCCAATTTAAAGAAATACGCATGGAGTGTGCTTGCTTGTTGAAATATTGCCGAGTGCTGTAGAGAGCGAATTAAGCTCGTCTTAACAAAAGCCGGAGAAGACTAATATCTAGTCTGTCACCCCTAGCCTCTTTTGCATCTTGAATCATCCTACCGAAAATTTGGGGTGAGAGCCTCGCCCGTTATTAACCCTTCTGGGGCTACTTTATTGTACAAATCACTTTATTATTGAGTATAGGTGTCTCAGAATACTAGTCCTGTATCTCTAAAACTTCGCCCAATACACCGCAGTTTCCATTTAAATAGAGTACAGATTTATCTGTGTTTATCTCTGGTTGATTATTTCTTGGTGTATCTCATTAACCTGCCATACGCTGTATAAACAAATACCCTTGTAAGATGTTTTAAAAGTCTTATTGTCGGTAACAAAACATTCTAGATCCCCCTAAATCCCCCTTAAAAAGGGGGACTTTGATTCTAGTTCCCCCCTTTTTAAGGGGGGCTAGGGGGGATCAATTAGTGCTTAACATCACAGCAAATTACTTTTCAAACATCCTCTTACACAATTATTGACCCTATTTTAATTAGAATGACGGAAATTACAGCTAACTATGATGAAACCTGGAAAGAAGTAATAGGAGATTATTTTGATTCATTTCTCGCCTTCTTTTACCCAGAAATCTATCAACAAATAGATTGGACTAAAAACCCCATTTCTCTAGATAAAGAATTAGAACAGATTACCGCATCTGCGGACAGCCAAACACGCCATGCTGATAAATTATTTCAAGTGTGGTTATTAGACAATCAAGAAGTTTGGATATTAATCCATGTAGAAGTACAAAGTCAATATGATAAAGAATTTTCCCAAAGAATGTTTATCTATAACTATCGAGCTTTTGATTTATATCAAAAACCAGTTATTAGTTTAGCCATACTAGGAGATGAAACTAACAGTTGGCGACCTAGCTCTTACCAATATGGCTTAGGAAGTAGTCAATTAATCTTTAACTTTTCTAGTGTCAAGCTTCTAGATTATCAGTGGGACGAGTTAGAGCAAAGTAATAATATTTTTGCTATAGTGGTAATGGCACATTTAAAGACTAAAGCCACTAACAGCAATTTGTCAGCTAGGGAACAGTGGAAATGGAACTTAGCTAGATTACTTTATGAAAGAGGTTATAACCGTAAAGAAATTGTTGATTTGTATAAAGTCATTGATTTAATGATGGCTTTATCTCAAGACCTGCAATTAAGTTTTGAGGAAAAATTAGCTAATTATCAAGAGGAACGAAAAATGCCATTGTTAACTAACATCGAACAACGCGCTATAGAAAAAACCACAAAACAAACTCGGAAACAAGATATTATCAAACTTGTACAAGTGCGGTTTGGTGATATTCCCGATAATTTAGTTGCAAGCATTAATCAAATTGATGATACATCCTTTTTAGAACAACTTCTTGTATCAACAATTAGCGTTAAGTCTTTAGAAGAATTTGCACAGCTTGTTAACTCTAATTTACCAGAAGCAGATTAATAGATGTAGGTTGGGTTAAGCGAAAGCGCAACCCAACAATTGATAATATACTTTACGAAAGAGGTTATAACCGTAAAGAAATTGTTGATTTGTATAAAGTCATTGATTTAATGATGACTTTATGTCAAGACCTGCAATTAAGTTTTCAGGAAAAATTAGCTAATTATCAGGAGAAACGAAAAATGCCATTGTTAACTAACATCGAACAACGCGCTATAGAAAAAACCACAAAACAAACTCGGAGACAAAATATTATCAAAATCGTACAAGTGCGGTTTGGTGATATTCCCGAAGATTTAGTTGCAAGTATTAATCAAATTGATGATACATCCTTTTTAGAACAAATATTTGTATCGGCAATTAATGTTAGTTCTGTAGAAGAATTTGCACAGCTTGTTAACTCTAATTTATCAGAAGCAGATTAATAGATGTAGGTTGGGTTAAGCGACAGGACAAACCAAATGACCAAAGTTAATGTCAGGACAAATCTGAGTTAAAGAAGCAGAAATAAATATAGATAAATTAGCATAATGACCTTACCAGAAAAACTTTCCAAAAAATATTTATCTCGTTTTGAAGAACTTGTTGCTAAAGGAGAAAATATACTTTTTAAAATGTTATTGCCAGTGTCACAATATCATAACAATCCTTACAAAATCAACAACAATGCTCACTATAGAAAATTAGCTGAATGGAAAATAAACTGTATTTCTTTATTAAATAAATGCCTTTCTAAGGAAAACATTCATCAAGGATTGATTAATGAATTCAAGAGGCTAGAAGATAACGATAAATACTTATTAGAAATTTGCATCTCCAACCTAAAAGCAATTAAAGAAGATTATGAACAAGGGTTTTTAGGAGATTTAATGCTTCAAGTAGAGGCAGAAATTGCAGCAGATTATATGGGACAGGCTGAAAAGTTATTAGCAGAAGGTACAAGTGGTAAATATGACCATGTTCCAGCAGCCGTATTATCTGGAGCAGTTTTAGAAAAAGCCTTAAGAACCATTTGTATTAAACAAACTCCTCCTATATCAACAATTAAGGAGAATGGTGAACCCTTAACTTTAAATCCACTTATTGATGTAATTAAAAAAGCAGGTATTTTTAATGAATTAAAAGCAAAACAGCTTAGAGCTTGGGCGGATATTCGTAATCAAGCAGCACATGGAGAATTTGAAAAATTTACTCGTTCTGATGTGGAACTTATGATTAAAGGTATTGAAAATTTCTTAGCAGATTATATGACTTAGTTTTTATTTAGCCATGAAACTTCACAGATGGGGTAGATGTTGAATATCAACAAGATAGAGAAACTCAAAACAAAAAAGTCAAAATCATTGATTTTGAAAAATTGATAATATCGCCAATGATTTGGTGAAAGCCATTCTTCTAATTTAAGCATTGATTGGACAGTTAAGGAAAATGTGCAGGCTAAATTACTTATCGGAAAATTATATTTAAGATGCGAACAATTGCCGAAATCAACGACAAAATCAGCCGCAAACGTGCAGTGGTATTGACAATTGAAGAATTAAAAGCACGAGTAGCCGAAGTCGGCGTGAGCAAAGTTGCTAAAGAAGTTGATGTAATTACCACTGGGACATTTGAGCCAATGGAATCCAGTGGTGCAATTATTAATCTTGGACACACTGACCCCCCAATTAAAATTCGGCGCTGCTGGATAGATGGCGTACCAGCATACTCAGGTTTTGGGGCTGTGGATTTATACTTGGGTGCGAGTTGTCCTGTAGACGTAATGGATGGCGAAGAAGTCCGCGAACAGGGTGGTGGTCATGTAATTGAGAACTTAATCGCCGGCAAACCTGTACACGTAAAAGCTCAAGGACAAGTCACAGATTGTTACCCAAGAGCGACCTTTGAAACGACTGTTACCCGTGACACCATTAATCAGTTTTATTTATTCAATCCGCGCAATCTTTACCAAAATTTTATTGTAGGTGTGAACGGAGGCGATCGCTCACTCTTTACTTACCTCGGACCATTACAACCGAGTTTAGGAAATGCCGTCTACTCTAACCCTGGAGCAATTTCCCCTTTACTTAACGACCCCGATTTGCAACTAGTTGGTATTGGCACACGAATTTTTTTAGGTGGCGGTATTGGCTATGTCGCTTGGGAAGGTACTCAACACTTCCCATTACAAAAGCGTTTGCCCAATCGTACACCCATTGGCCCCTCTGCCACTTTAGCCTTAATCGGTGATGCCAAACAAATGGATGCGCGTTGGGTGCGGGGTTGTTACTTTAAAAGTTATGGTCCCTCGTTAATGTTGGGGGTAGGTGTCCCCCTCCCGGTATTAAACGAAGAAGTAGTTAAATGCTGTGGTGTCCAAGATAAAGATTTAGTCGCGCCAATCGTCGATTTTTCCATTCCTCGGCGCGTTCGTCCTACCTTTGGTTTAGTGAGTTACGCCCAACTCAAGTCTGGGCGCATCACCATTGAGGGTAAAACTGTGAGGGTTGCTCCCCTAGCCAGTATGTTTTTTTCTCGGCAAATCGCCACAGAATTAAAAAAATGGATTTCCGCAGGTACTTTTACCCTCACCGAACCTGTGGCTCCGATTCCAATGGACAGGTCATTTTTACCCCAAGACCGTTGGACGGACTTTTAACAGTTATCAGTTATCAGTTATCAGTTAAGAGACATCATTGGGGGGATTGGGGATTGGGATCGAGAAGGTTCTTCCCCCTACTCCCTACTCCCTACTCCCTACTCCCTACTCCCTACTCCCCACTCCCTATTCCTGAGTTGGTTTTGGCCGTTTAATGGGCTTAGGTGCTGGGGGTTTTGGTATGGGTTTGGATACCGCCGATGGTTCGCCGGCTGTTTTCTTGATTGGTTTCGGGGTTTCTCCACTGCGTCTAGGGGGAAATGGTTTTCTCCCAGCGCCACCAGCACCACCACCAGCACGAAAGCCACCTTTGAAGGGTGGTTTGCGTTTTTTGGGCAAATCGGCGATCGCTTCGGCTTTTTCCACTACCAATACGTCAGCTTCCCGCTTGGCTTTAAAGTCCCAGAACTTGCTGACGGCTTTGGTACTCAGCACCCCCTGGAGTTTCAACTTAAAATATTTGGGTTTATCAGTTGATTTGCGCGGCGCTTGCTTAATTTTGACTACTAAGCTCTTAGCGTCAAAAGACTGGTACACTACTTCGCCACGCACAGAAAAACTACCATCAGAAAATTCTTCTGGGTTTTCGGGTGCATGATCATCAGTTGTCTGCAACTTTTGGGAACCCGAATCTGGCTTGTCCTCCTGTGTTGGCTGTGGAGCCAAATTTTCTGGCTCCCAAACCCCAACAATTTGCAGGTGTAAGGTGTCATTTTCTTGCCGTGTGCGGGGATAAACTACCCACAAATGATCTTTTTCTAAATCTAGGTGATTTTTGACTAAGCTCATAATTCGGCCAAGTAGAACGGCGTTGAGTTCTACACCATCTTTGGTTAACAGTGTACCTTGGGTAAATTGTTCGCTGCTAGCAAGGTAACGACCCCGGACTAACCCGATGGCTCGGTACTGCATCGGTTCACTGGGAGGTGGAATCGGTCGCAGGCGATGACCTAGATTTCCATTAGAGGTAGTTTCCCCTGGCTGAACAAAGGATTTTTCTGGCTTAGAGTTATGCACTGCTACTGTATGAACATTAGCGGTAGCCTCTTTATAGGTTTGAGGCTGATGGTTGGTAGAAGAGTTGGAAGATTCAGGCAAAGGCATCAGGTCGGAATTCATAAAAACTCCTTGCGGCGGAGATACATCCCATTATGGGATTTTACGAAGGCAATGAAAAAAAAGCGTCTGTGCGGTTGATGAAACTATATTGGCTTTCCACAAACCTACACCAGAGCGCCCAAGACGATGGTAAAGACGCTACATTTGCATAATAAGCTAATGTAACTGAGAACCTTTACACTAGTTTCGGAAGCATATCATAAGTACAATTCTGACGGCTCCTCCTAAAGTCATCACTTAATTTTGGCAATGTGAATAGTTAATTGTTATAAAATTCACAGGCAATTGGCGGTATTCCGCAAGGTTTTGGAAATTTTTCGCTTTCCGATTTATGTAAATGATCATGTCGTTTGAATTCTGGAGTAAGACAAAACTGTGTCTCAACCGCGCAATCGTTGGCTAGTTAGGATCATCTTAGCGCTGGCAGTTACTGCATTTTTGGGTGTTTCGGTCATTCCTATTATTAGCGCAATTAATAATCCGTCGCCCTCAAACCAAAATGCGGCTAGCACTAGCAGCACCGTACCTTCTGACCAAATATCAAAGTTGCAAGACGAAGTACGAGGTTATCAAATGGTTTTGCAACGGGAACCAGAAAATCAAACTGCGCTGAATGGCTTATTACAGGCGAGGCTACAACTGCTCAGTTTAAAACAAGGTGATATTCAAGGAGTAATTGAACCTCTGGAAAAACTAGCTCAACTCAATCCAGAA
The window above is part of the Nodularia spumigena CCY9414 genome. Proteins encoded here:
- a CDS encoding mannose-1-phosphate guanyltransferase — protein: MRAVLMAGGSGTRLRPLTCDLPKPMVPILNRPIAEHIINLLKRHQITEVIATLHYLPDVLRDYFQDGSDFGVQMTYAVEEDQPLGTAGCVKNIAELLDETFLVISGDSITDFDLTAAIAFHKQKQAKATLVLTRVPNPLEFGVVITDEQGQINRFLEKPSSSEIFSDTVNTGIYILEPEILDYLPSNTESDFSKDLFPLMLEKGEALYGYIAHGYWCDVGHLDAYREGQYDALYRKVKLDFAYKEVSPNLWVGQNTFIAPTANIETPAVIGDNCRIGARVQIEAGTIIGDNVTIGADANLKRPILWNGSIIGDEAHLSACVISRGTRVDRRAHVLEAAVVGSLSTIGEEAQISPNVRVWPSKKIESGAILNINLIWGNTAQRNLFGQRGVQGLANIDISPEFAVKLGAAYGSTLKPGCKVTVSRDQRNVSRMVTRSLIAGLMSVGIDIQNLDATAIPIARTVIPTMFVAGGIHVRVHPDRPDYILIEFMDAKGINITKAVEKKIEGAYFKEDMRRSQIHEIGDVAYPSQVMERYCTAFEKLLNVDTLRNSRAKVVIDYVYAVSGAVLPMMLDKFGADAVVLNASVNKAAMSVTDREALLTQLGHVVEALKANFGVQVSANGEQLILVDESGFPIRGEILTALMVDMILTSNPRGTVVVPVHASSAVEQVARRHDGRVIRTKANPTALMEACQKNSNVVLGGSGETGFIFPHLHPGFDSMFCIAKLIEMLTIQERSLATARSELPRVVHKSYTVRCPWTAKGALMRYLVETHPAQNLELIDGVKICQPYDDSWLLVLPDASEPIVHLFANSSDRDWVDETLRNYRTRVQTFVERQQEYQPAEV
- a CDS encoding SH3 domain-containing protein encodes the protein MVRSVAAIAIASFIGIISLPSLAQQRQTPTPNRQGDYNSAITTFPDGSQAILLSWFTNIRSGKLNCRSAPGVNQRVIKQFKPNDLLQVNAGAKNSQEPIMRDSQGNPWLRVKIVNNQGKTQGNCFVRANRQFIEPNSLE
- a CDS encoding YciI family protein, which translates into the protein MAKYIMWGSYCENVLEKRAPYRQDHLDGLAKQKESGVLITIGPTKDTTKVFGIYEAEDEATVRQLVENDPYWKNGIWTEYFIKEWIQAF
- the pheT gene encoding phenylalanine--tRNA ligase subunit beta, producing MRISLNWLRELVEIKLSPEELAETLTMAGFEVEDIEDRNTWANGVVVGKVLERQPHPNADKLSVCQVDIGASEPLNIVCGAPNVKADIYVPVATTGTYLPNIDLKIKPAKLRGVPSQGMICSLKELGLPTDVDGIHIFPQENLPLGSDVRPLLGLDDVILDVTATANRADALCMVGIAREVAALTGGKLSIPTPGATSVLKGAAHLGLKIEDQQACPAYIGTVIEQVKIAPSPDWLQQRLRAAGVRPINNVVDITNYILWEWGQPLHAFDKDRLESVAGGEDLKIGVRFAGSGESLKTLDGQTRNLSTQNLLITANNKPVALAGVMGGEETEVHSGTQSLVLEAALFDSVAIRRSSRSVGLRSEASGRYERGVNRAELEIACNRALSLLSELANGVIVQQEIADTRPDSSTWSRSIALRLDRVNEVLGPVDLGEEDTGEVTEADVERILSALGCQLTAAGEGTWTVTVPPYRYRDLEREIDLIEELARLYGYDNFCDTLPEKSEAGYLSLEQELIRKVRAFLRAEGLTEVIHYSLVKPGNDRQVVLSNPLFVEYSALRTDLISGLIDAFQYNLEQGNGSLNGFDLGRIFWQEEDGLQETDAIAGIMGGVSVAHRRYRSIGKWSKGSSENPMTWFDAKGILESVFAALNLTVEYQPDCRDERLHPGRTASLWVGGDRLGIFGQVHPQLRQDKGLPDSIYVFQLDLNVLLDALDQDEVMVPKFHAYSTYPASDRDIAFFAPVKVSVADIEKSINKAAKGLLESVELFDEYRGENVPAGQRSLAFRLIYRSSDRTLTEAEVEPVHNKVREALVEKFGVNLRS
- a CDS encoding Rpn family recombination-promoting nuclease/putative transposase, with translation MTEITANYDETWKEVIGDYFDSFLAFFYPEIYQQIDWTKNPISLDKELEQITASADSQTRHADKLFQVWLLDNQEVWILIHVEVQSQYDKEFSQRMFIYNYRAFDLYQKPVISLAILGDETNSWRPSSYQYGLGSSQLIFNFSSVKLLDYQWDELEQSNNIFAIVVMAHLKTKATNSNLSAREQWKWNLARLLYERGYNRKEIVDLYKVIDLMMALSQDLQLSFEEKLANYQEERKMPLLTNIEQRAIEKTTKQTRKQDIIKLVQVRFGDIPDNLVASINQIDDTSFLEQLLVSTISVKSLEEFAQLVNSNLPEAD
- a CDS encoding DUF4145 domain-containing protein, giving the protein MTLPEKLSKKYLSRFEELVAKGENILFKMLLPVSQYHNNPYKINNNAHYRKLAEWKINCISLLNKCLSKENIHQGLINEFKRLEDNDKYLLEICISNLKAIKEDYEQGFLGDLMLQVEAEIAADYMGQAEKLLAEGTSGKYDHVPAAVLSGAVLEKALRTICIKQTPPISTIKENGEPLTLNPLIDVIKKAGIFNELKAKQLRAWADIRNQAAHGEFEKFTRSDVELMIKGIENFLADYMT
- a CDS encoding homocysteine biosynthesis protein; its protein translation is MRTIAEINDKISRKRAVVLTIEELKARVAEVGVSKVAKEVDVITTGTFEPMESSGAIINLGHTDPPIKIRRCWIDGVPAYSGFGAVDLYLGASCPVDVMDGEEVREQGGGHVIENLIAGKPVHVKAQGQVTDCYPRATFETTVTRDTINQFYLFNPRNLYQNFIVGVNGGDRSLFTYLGPLQPSLGNAVYSNPGAISPLLNDPDLQLVGIGTRIFLGGGIGYVAWEGTQHFPLQKRLPNRTPIGPSATLALIGDAKQMDARWVRGCYFKSYGPSLMLGVGVPLPVLNEEVVKCCGVQDKDLVAPIVDFSIPRRVRPTFGLVSYAQLKSGRITIEGKTVRVAPLASMFFSRQIATELKKWISAGTFTLTEPVAPIPMDRSFLPQDRWTDF